AGACCTCTCGCCAACTAAGATCCAGTATGGAATATTTTCCATAGTCTTATGAACATCAAAGACTCTTCCAAAGTCTTTAACAAGATATCTTAATTCTGGAACTATTGATATTTCTCTTATGTTAGTCAATGACTGAGGTGTTGATGGCTTCTCATCAATACAAAATCGTTTAATTAAATCGGATAAAAGACCTAACTTATTCATTACTTCTAACCTATGCTGAATTTCCATACCCAATAGgttttttattaatttcataaaGTTATAACCAGTATCGTTAGCATACTTTTCCATATCATTAACCGAGGTTTTATTCTTATCCAATACGGGGggtttattttcatcaatgagtatttgattattgaatttagaTTTCATATTATTCCTCTCATTTCCTTCATGATTATAACGCACTTTACCATATGAATTATGATAATGCTTCAAATCATTACTTATTAATGGTGCTAGGTATGGACGAGCCAAACTAATTATAAAATGATTtacattaaataattctgtcAATCTAGTATAAGGAGAACTTTCCTTCAAGTGATAATTGTAACTTGTATTATCGTTATTCCCAGGttcagaagaagaagaattcttAGCCTTGGAATTCGTGGAATTACTGGGATGATCATCCTTTTTTCTGTTTGATGTCCTAAAATACTGCTGCAGGTAGCTCACATCTTGCGGCTTCAAAAACACCACATCGAAATCTGGGACCTTGGGAACAATTTGATTGTTAAAATCCTTAACATAAAGCTGTACATTATCTGAAAGCACTCCTGTGCCGATAGAGGCGTAAATAGCAGTCCAAATGATTACATTTGGAGCCgttatataattcaataaagaagTTACAGACTGATGAGTTGGATGAACaacaatattcaaaatcttttcAGTCTTCAAATATGCCTCTTCAAATGTTAAGTCGCCGATTGTGTCCCGGACaaacttcaaaaatattaatatatcttGTGAATAGCCTTTCTTGacaacattttcaatcacATTACCATATCTTTCATCTACATCGTGATTCAATCTATCGATATCAGCAATCACATCAGCAATGTTAATTAATATAGGAATTAATTCTTGATCAGTCAAAGTACAGACTAGTGATGCCACAGCAGCACCAATGGCACTCCCCCCAATAATTCTAGGTAAAAGTCCTTTAAAATATAGCGCTTTAACAACGCCTAAGTGACAAAGACCAAATAAAGAACCACCCTGTAATAAAAGCGCTGTACAACCGAATGATTGTCTTGCATCATGGAAAAAATCCAACTTCAACTGTTTGCTATtcataataaattcatcGTTGTCTCTTTCAGAGGGGGCATTTATGGACTCGTTTAAATAGTTGAGGCAATTCAATACCTCAGTTATATACTCCTCTATCTTGAATTTAGTCCCTAAGTAAGATTTTGTATATAATCTCTTTTGCGATAAACCACCAAAGTTTCTCATTAATCCCGACCGAAACAAAGAGATAATCAACTGTGAATCCTGATTCAACCTTGCCTCTCTTAATAACTTTAATCTATCATCAATAAGAATATAATCGTAATGTTTcgaaataaaattttgtcTCCATAGGTCcatatttgttaatttatcaatctCTGCAGCAATTTTTTTCCACTCATTGTAACTCAGAGCATTCTTCAActgtttcaaatattccTTGAAC
This is a stretch of genomic DNA from Debaryomyces hansenii CBS767 chromosome G complete sequence. It encodes these proteins:
- a CDS encoding DEHA2G22132p (similar to uniprot|P40308 Saccharomyces cerevisiae YMR313C TGL3 Triacylglycerol lipase of the lipid particle) — its product is MLSSLFRSIIIPIIALIINHTPLFIWVIIDFIVDICFFWVKKLYQFYNTKDPFKEYLKQLKNASSYNEWKKIAAEIDKLTNMDLWRQNFISKHYDYILIDDRLKLLREARLNQDSQLIISLFRSGLMRNFGGLSQKRLYTKSYLGTKFKIEEYITEVLNCLNYLNESINAPSERDNDEFIMNSKQLKLDFFHDARQSFGCTALLLQGGSLFGLCHLGVVKALYFKGLLPRIIGGSAIGAAVASLVCTLTDQELIPILINIADVIADIDRLNHDVDERYGNVIENVVKKGYSQDILIFLKFVRDTIGDLTFEEAYLKTEKILNIVVHPTHQSVTSLLNYITAPNVIIWTAIYASIGTGVLSDNVQLYVKDFNNQIVPKVPDFDVVFLKPQDVSYSQQYFRTSNRKKDDHPSNSTNSKAKNSSSSEPGNNDNTSYNYHLKESSPYTRLTELFNVNHFIISLARPYLAPLISNDLKHYHNSYGKVRYNHEGNERNNMKSKFNNQILIDENKPPVLDKNKTSVNDMEKYANDTGYNFMKLIKNLLGMEIQHRLEVMNKLGLLSDLIKRFCIDEKPSTPQSLTNIREISIVPELRYLVKDFGRVFDVHKTMENIPYWILVGERSVWPLFPLLWARCSIEFALDDLYNIHRKKG